The Chryseobacterium aureum genome contains a region encoding:
- a CDS encoding RapZ C-terminal domain-containing protein → MLNIEIHSFSYKKGGIPKDHSGNGGGFAFDCRGILNPGRIEEYKIQTGNDIGVQEYLETKTEMPRFLELVKSLVSINIDDYLARGFEHLQINFGCTGGQHRSVYSAIKIAEFIKEKYPEGTKVTLHHDEQPQLNQ, encoded by the coding sequence ATGCTAAACATCGAGATACACAGTTTTTCCTACAAGAAAGGAGGAATTCCTAAAGACCATTCAGGAAACGGCGGAGGTTTCGCTTTTGACTGCCGTGGAATTTTAAATCCGGGGAGAATTGAAGAATATAAAATCCAGACCGGAAATGACATCGGAGTGCAGGAATATCTGGAAACAAAAACAGAAATGCCTAGGTTTTTAGAACTGGTAAAATCTCTGGTGTCTATTAATATTGACGATTATCTTGCGAGAGGTTTTGAACACCTTCAGATCAACTTCGGATGTACCGGCGGACAGCACAGATCCGTATATTCCGCTATAAAAATTGCAGAATTTATCAAGGAAAAATATCCTGAAGGAACGAAAGTCACCCTTCATCATGATGAACAACCGCAACTGAATCAATAA
- a CDS encoding DUF6702 family protein has translation MKKLLYISGILTFFVLMSFMYADFFSSMTKVDYIDGSKTLKFTTKMNTSHISDAIKINPNTAGFEAEVKKYVNNNFDVFVNGAPKSITFTGSQVSGETVWVYFETGGVSDISTLKIKNTILLSAFPKQINLVNIAYKGSQKTMNFQRGKEVNEVSF, from the coding sequence ATGAAAAAACTTTTATATATATCAGGAATTTTAACATTTTTTGTGTTAATGAGTTTTATGTATGCAGACTTTTTCTCTTCAATGACCAAAGTGGATTATATTGATGGAAGCAAGACATTGAAGTTTACCACAAAAATGAATACAAGCCATATCTCTGACGCTATAAAAATTAATCCGAATACGGCTGGATTTGAAGCAGAAGTAAAAAAATATGTGAATAATAATTTTGATGTGTTTGTCAATGGTGCTCCTAAATCAATTACCTTCACCGGAAGTCAGGTCAGCGGAGAAACTGTATGGGTATATTTTGAAACCGGAGGAGTTTCAGATATCAGTACCTTAAAGATTAAAAATACGATCCTTCTGAGCGCTTTTCCTAAGCAAATCAACCTGGTCAACATTGCCTACAAAGGCAGCCAGAAAACAATGAATTTTCAAAGAGGAAAAGAGGTAAACGAAGTTTCTTTTTAA
- a CDS encoding T9SS type A sorting domain-containing protein — protein MSTPAQDVLWQKDILSSSQNFLSQVTPTLDLQYLITGSSIQSKKISTESKQNNGYDFHLVKLNQQGEEVWEKYFSGTNHDYLSASLSTQDGGFLLAGTSFSGKGLDKKEDSSGGSDIWVIRINELGEELWQKTIGTSFDEEAKSVIQTTDLGFFVAGNVQNSEKGYGSKDVIIVKLDKNGKEISQTIIGGKGLDEVEKIIPTKDGGVLLGIYSRSNKGGSKKTENYGEGDYWIIKLNKDGKAEWEKNYGGIGDDHLRTIAMTATGFLIGGESRSDRSGNKNVGIDEGTDIWLIALNEKGDEMWQKSYSFKNRDILMSLNVVSNAKDSESKGFLLGGYTRAEGRITENDETFWMLYLNQNGDEVWRKYINGNSRQKEERLSDLSMGKDGSIILAGTSTEELGKENWKIIKLGDKQVEGVIERLPIKIYPNPVTDYCYAEIGFDFKEAEITIYDMAGRQLQTLTTKNRVTKINTSNMIQGAYLMVVKAHKQDNQTQTANAKLIKK, from the coding sequence TTGAGCACACCAGCTCAAGATGTCTTATGGCAGAAAGATATTCTCTCTTCCTCACAGAATTTTCTAAGTCAAGTGACTCCAACTTTAGACCTTCAGTATTTGATTACAGGAAGTTCTATTCAGTCAAAAAAAATTTCTACGGAAAGCAAACAAAACAACGGTTACGATTTTCATTTGGTTAAACTGAACCAACAGGGAGAAGAGGTCTGGGAAAAATATTTTTCAGGAACAAACCATGATTATCTTTCTGCGTCTCTATCCACTCAAGATGGAGGTTTTTTGTTAGCTGGAACTTCTTTTTCAGGAAAAGGACTAGATAAGAAAGAAGATTCCAGTGGAGGATCGGATATCTGGGTAATTAGAATCAATGAATTGGGAGAAGAACTATGGCAGAAAACAATAGGAACTTCTTTTGATGAAGAAGCTAAATCTGTAATTCAAACCACTGATTTGGGATTCTTTGTGGCTGGAAATGTTCAGAACTCAGAAAAAGGCTATGGTTCTAAAGATGTTATCATCGTAAAATTAGACAAAAACGGAAAAGAAATCTCTCAAACGATCATAGGAGGAAAAGGGCTGGATGAGGTAGAAAAAATAATTCCGACAAAAGATGGTGGTGTTCTATTGGGTATTTATTCTAGAAGCAATAAAGGAGGTTCCAAGAAAACTGAAAATTATGGAGAAGGAGATTACTGGATTATTAAGCTGAATAAAGATGGAAAAGCAGAATGGGAAAAAAATTACGGTGGAATTGGTGATGATCATCTGAGAACCATAGCGATGACAGCAACTGGATTTTTAATAGGAGGAGAAAGCCGTTCTGACAGATCCGGGAATAAAAATGTAGGCATAGATGAAGGAACAGATATATGGTTGATAGCACTTAATGAAAAAGGAGATGAAATGTGGCAAAAATCCTATTCTTTTAAAAACAGAGATATTTTAATGAGCTTGAATGTAGTTTCCAATGCGAAAGATTCTGAATCTAAAGGATTTTTACTGGGAGGCTACACACGAGCTGAAGGAAGAATTACAGAAAATGACGAAACTTTTTGGATGCTCTACCTCAATCAAAATGGCGATGAAGTTTGGAGAAAGTATATCAATGGTAATTCCCGACAGAAAGAAGAGCGTTTATCCGATTTAAGTATGGGGAAAGATGGTTCAATTATTTTGGCGGGAACTAGTACTGAAGAGCTTGGAAAAGAGAATTGGAAGATCATAAAATTAGGAGATAAGCAAGTGGAAGGCGTAATTGAACGATTACCAATTAAGATTTATCCAAACCCTGTCACTGATTACTGTTATGCAGAAATTGGCTTTGACTTTAAGGAAGCTGAAATAACTATTTATGATATGGCAGGAAGACAACTCCAAACCTTGACCACTAAAAATAGGGTAACCAAAATTAATACTTCCAACATGATCCAGGGAGCTTATCTAATGGTAGTCAAAGCTCATAAACAAGACAATCAAACTCAAACTGCTAACGCTAAATTGATAAAAAAATAA
- a CDS encoding inclusion body family protein, whose product MEDIQLSSSSQAIDVLIVIDTDYIRANYKSPSTDPNKPVGIDHNSQHMIVSNANAISGQGSADLNFSARAGDVVSFRGTSIYQNSDDAVIIYNIKYWSGDQVFNNFVYNSVRRKQAAVPDVNSLNGLPATSADISFASIDSKVRSTGKENFYVQFGLYILDPKDSNKQILYGYFYWDPTITVK is encoded by the coding sequence ATGGAAGATATACAACTTAGTTCATCCAGTCAGGCAATAGATGTCCTGATCGTAATTGACACGGATTATATACGGGCAAATTATAAAAGCCCCAGCACAGATCCCAATAAGCCTGTAGGAATAGATCATAACAGCCAGCATATGATTGTTTCCAATGCCAATGCTATTTCTGGCCAGGGATCAGCTGACCTGAACTTCAGTGCGAGAGCCGGCGATGTAGTCTCTTTCCGGGGGACTTCAATTTATCAGAATTCTGATGATGCCGTTATTATTTATAATATTAAATACTGGTCAGGAGATCAGGTTTTTAATAATTTTGTATACAATTCTGTCAGAAGAAAGCAGGCTGCTGTACCGGACGTGAATTCTTTAAACGGCCTTCCCGCCACCTCTGCGGATATCAGCTTTGCCAGTATCGATTCAAAAGTAAGATCTACCGGAAAAGAGAACTTCTACGTACAGTTTGGACTTTATATTTTAGATCCTAAAGACAGTAATAAACAGATTCTGTACGGTTACTTTTACTGGGATCCCACCATTACAGTTAAATAA
- a CDS encoding aminoglycoside phosphotransferase family protein produces the protein MTSENAKRFFENQLGKKSSEFVTLAQSGSARVNFLATAGSEKYIITYNENIPENESFLYYSEVFSRLHLNTPSILAVSDDRKMYIQEFLGQNTLSEVIAKEQHAPIVKTLVKQTLKKLFQLQIQTQGKIDYSKTFEYESYDELPVIHDLYYFKNFVADFLELEYNKSTLLKEFKNIAVLIENIEPKGIMIRDFQARNIMVNEKNEVSFIDYQSAMKGPLMYDVISFLFQAKASFPEDFKEEMLEFYIQQFENPDTRAHLKNAVMPIQMMRFLQVLGAYGFRGLIQRKQHFMASLEKGIQNITQFAESWEQMNHYPELKKVIQQLTTEKAKQKIEEIIHK, from the coding sequence ATGACTTCTGAAAACGCAAAACGATTTTTTGAAAACCAGTTAGGTAAAAAATCTTCCGAATTCGTCACATTAGCTCAAAGCGGCTCTGCTAGGGTCAATTTTCTGGCCACTGCCGGCAGTGAAAAATACATCATCACCTACAATGAAAATATTCCGGAAAATGAGAGTTTTCTTTACTACTCTGAAGTATTTTCAAGGCTGCATCTTAATACGCCTTCTATTCTTGCTGTTTCTGATGACAGAAAAATGTACATTCAGGAATTTTTAGGGCAGAATACACTCTCTGAGGTGATTGCAAAAGAACAGCATGCTCCCATTGTAAAAACATTGGTAAAGCAGACGTTGAAAAAACTGTTCCAATTACAGATACAGACTCAGGGGAAAATTGATTACTCAAAAACCTTTGAATATGAAAGTTATGATGAACTTCCTGTGATTCATGATCTTTATTATTTTAAAAACTTTGTAGCCGATTTTCTGGAACTTGAGTACAATAAATCAACACTTCTGAAAGAATTCAAAAATATTGCTGTCCTCATTGAAAATATTGAACCTAAAGGAATTATGATCCGGGATTTCCAGGCGCGAAATATCATGGTGAATGAAAAAAATGAAGTTTCTTTTATTGATTATCAGTCTGCAATGAAGGGACCATTAATGTATGATGTCATCTCATTTCTTTTTCAGGCCAAAGCCAGTTTTCCAGAAGATTTCAAAGAAGAAATGCTGGAATTTTACATTCAGCAGTTTGAAAATCCTGACACAAGAGCTCACTTAAAAAATGCGGTGATGCCTATTCAGATGATGAGATTTTTGCAGGTTTTGGGAGCATACGGATTCCGGGGTCTTATCCAGAGAAAACAACATTTCATGGCCAGCCTTGAAAAAGGAATTCAAAACATCACCCAATTTGCAGAGTCCTGGGAACAGATGAACCACTATCCGGAACTCAAAAAGGTTATTCAGCAGCTGACAACAGAGAAGGCAAAGCAAAAAATTGAGGAAATAATACATAAGTAA
- a CDS encoding DUF6443 domain-containing protein: protein MKKIHISILLFIGNHFLLSQSSHGTTSKNYVYNKTCLDESCVKKIENIQYLDGLNRPQQVISIKSTPQGNDIVIPFEYDNYGVQSKSYLPIPQTSTGSGSFNTNPTNNGAGFYGTSNFYSEFVHDGSFLTKVSEQSGPGDAWTLSSGKTKKSVIDINKSSDNVKKYMINVSWDDTKKVLLNSISKINLFNEGELYKTVVTDEDSNRTITFKNKLGKTLLIRKENNNAGNIVNLDTYYVYNFYNQLVYIVPPLAAVKTVIDQSTLDNLCYQYKYDVQGRLVEKKLPGKGLDTATGAWRWDSFVYDQANRLILTQDPNLQQQGKWMITKYDGVGRVIYTGTIPGGDRTSMQNQAGNLTVVESKDVTGFTKNGIQIYYTNGFFTGIDTVLSVNYYDTYPQGTPPIPSSILNQAILSQDALNSPLGISTKSLPTASYIKNIEDDSWTKNYTWYDTKGRAIGSHSVNDLGGYTKIESELGFAGEVKKSYTYHKRTEYDEETIIKEIFVYDNQNRLTIRKHQVNSNPEEILAVNNYNELSQLKSKQIGGTGNNPIQNVDYTYNIRGWLTGINNPANLNDDLFGYSIKYNNPESSNSGKFNGNIAQIDWKTSDDGTFRRYDYKYDNLDRLLSGVYSEPGSFVPANNFYNESLTYDLSGNITSLLRKAKGFSQTEIKIDDLAYAYTGNRLDSVTDSSANYSGYPDVSGNLISYDPNGNMKNHIDKGILQIDYNLLNLPKYIKFNQTYNIRNPFGGTQQSKNITTRYTYRADGTKLRKVYTYGIAKNNSEANKVTEYYDGFQYDAEGTFSIVPPSLKFLPTAEGYYDFVQGKYIYQYKDQVGNIRLAYYRDANGNTKIDRTANFYPFGMEFSNSNTGSISPNYNYGFQGQEKQTDTNWNSFKWRNYDPSIGRFFNIDPLSEKYAYQSHYNFSENRVVNSRELEGLEAQDNNDDEYARYQNKPVDEAVDYEIREDGEKEWQSNPVDASYKEQDRSFLADLSQENNFDLGDAIDDALFGLGSPNSWDNYRDNSSRFGTAVAASSEAQAANGFYYMFGGMLAAPFALGGFATLTGASSVSSYLSLSAFRGGVDIVAQYSVNGNVNFGQTAINGFFGGGSTVLRGLAGVAVNVSANTANSYFSDTSKASVSNLVARGTTSSILLGVASLGGAQTPVGKIVYEASTQLLFNLADKSINQQVPVPTTIENK from the coding sequence ATGAAAAAAATACATATATCCATTCTTCTGTTTATAGGTAATCATTTTTTACTTTCACAAAGCAGCCATGGGACAACTTCTAAAAATTATGTTTATAATAAAACATGTTTAGATGAAAGTTGTGTAAAAAAAATAGAAAATATTCAATATCTGGATGGTTTAAATAGACCACAGCAGGTTATTAGTATAAAATCAACACCTCAAGGAAATGATATAGTGATTCCATTTGAGTATGATAATTACGGAGTCCAATCAAAGAGTTATTTACCCATTCCCCAAACAAGTACAGGTAGCGGAAGTTTTAATACCAACCCAACAAATAATGGAGCCGGTTTTTATGGTACAAGTAATTTCTATTCTGAATTTGTACATGATGGATCATTCCTTACAAAGGTATCCGAACAATCTGGCCCTGGGGATGCATGGACATTGAGTTCAGGAAAAACAAAGAAATCAGTCATTGACATTAACAAGAGTTCAGATAATGTAAAAAAATACATGATTAATGTCTCTTGGGATGATACCAAGAAAGTACTCTTGAACAGTATTTCAAAGATTAATCTATTCAATGAGGGTGAATTATATAAAACTGTAGTAACCGATGAAGATAGTAACAGAACAATTACGTTTAAGAATAAATTAGGTAAAACGCTTCTTATAAGAAAAGAAAATAACAATGCCGGTAATATAGTAAATCTTGATACATACTATGTTTATAATTTTTATAACCAATTGGTGTATATCGTTCCGCCTTTAGCAGCTGTAAAAACTGTAATAGATCAATCTACTCTCGATAACCTTTGTTACCAATATAAGTACGACGTTCAGGGTCGTCTGGTAGAAAAAAAGCTTCCGGGCAAAGGGCTTGATACAGCAACCGGAGCCTGGCGATGGGATTCTTTCGTTTATGATCAAGCCAATAGATTAATATTAACTCAGGATCCAAACTTACAGCAGCAGGGAAAGTGGATGATTACCAAATACGATGGAGTCGGTAGGGTTATATACACTGGAACTATTCCGGGAGGAGATAGAACTAGTATGCAAAATCAAGCAGGTAACTTAACAGTTGTTGAATCAAAGGATGTGACTGGTTTTACAAAAAATGGAATACAGATATATTATACCAATGGATTCTTTACAGGTATTGATACCGTTTTATCTGTGAATTATTATGATACCTATCCACAGGGAACTCCGCCAATTCCTTCATCTATTCTTAATCAAGCAATTTTAAGCCAGGATGCATTAAATTCACCATTAGGTATAAGTACCAAAAGCCTTCCAACAGCTTCTTATATAAAAAACATTGAGGATGATAGTTGGACAAAAAACTATACATGGTATGATACAAAAGGACGAGCTATCGGTTCTCATTCCGTTAATGATTTAGGCGGTTATACCAAAATCGAATCGGAATTGGGTTTCGCAGGAGAAGTAAAAAAGTCTTATACCTATCATAAAAGGACAGAATATGACGAAGAAACCATCATCAAAGAAATTTTTGTATATGATAATCAAAACAGGCTTACCATCCGCAAGCATCAGGTAAATTCCAATCCTGAAGAAATTTTAGCAGTAAATAATTACAACGAATTATCTCAGTTAAAAAGCAAACAAATAGGGGGAACAGGAAATAATCCAATTCAAAACGTAGACTATACCTACAATATTCGTGGATGGTTGACAGGGATTAATAATCCCGCCAACTTAAATGATGATTTGTTCGGATACTCCATAAAATATAACAATCCTGAATCATCCAATTCAGGAAAATTTAACGGTAATATTGCACAGATAGACTGGAAAACATCTGATGATGGGACTTTTAGAAGATACGATTATAAATATGACAACTTAGATAGATTGTTGTCGGGGGTATATTCTGAACCTGGCTCTTTTGTCCCAGCTAATAACTTTTATAATGAAAGCCTAACCTATGATTTAAGTGGAAATATTACATCTCTTTTAAGAAAAGCTAAAGGATTTTCGCAAACTGAAATAAAAATAGATGATTTAGCATATGCTTATACCGGAAACAGACTTGATTCAGTGACGGATTCTTCTGCAAATTATAGTGGTTATCCCGATGTTTCGGGAAATTTAATTTCATATGATCCCAATGGAAACATGAAAAATCATATAGATAAAGGTATTTTACAAATCGATTATAATTTGCTGAATTTACCAAAGTACATAAAGTTTAATCAGACTTATAATATTCGAAATCCTTTCGGTGGAACACAACAATCCAAAAATATAACCACTAGATATACTTATCGTGCTGATGGGACCAAACTTAGAAAAGTATATACTTACGGAATAGCCAAAAACAATTCTGAAGCTAATAAGGTAACAGAATACTATGATGGATTTCAGTATGATGCAGAGGGAACTTTTTCAATAGTTCCTCCTTCATTAAAATTTCTACCTACTGCAGAAGGATATTATGATTTTGTACAGGGTAAATATATATACCAGTACAAAGATCAGGTAGGAAATATAAGATTAGCCTATTACAGAGATGCTAATGGCAATACCAAAATTGATCGCACTGCTAACTTCTATCCTTTTGGCATGGAGTTTAGTAATAGTAACACTGGAAGTATTTCTCCAAATTATAATTATGGATTCCAAGGGCAGGAGAAACAGACGGATACAAATTGGAACTCATTCAAGTGGAGAAATTATGATCCATCTATAGGACGGTTTTTCAATATTGATCCACTTTCTGAAAAGTATGCTTACCAATCACATTATAACTTTTCTGAAAATAGAGTAGTCAACTCAAGAGAATTGGAAGGGTTGGAAGCACAAGATAATAATGATGATGAATACGCCAGATATCAAAATAAACCCGTAGATGAGGCCGTAGATTATGAAATCAGAGAAGATGGAGAAAAAGAATGGCAGTCTAACCCAGTAGATGCTTCCTACAAGGAGCAGGACAGGTCTTTCCTAGCAGATCTTTCACAGGAAAATAATTTTGATCTAGGAGATGCTATAGATGATGCATTATTTGGATTAGGCTCTCCGAATTCCTGGGATAATTATAGAGATAACTCATCCAGGTTTGGCACTGCAGTGGCGGCTTCATCTGAAGCTCAAGCTGCCAATGGATTTTATTATATGTTTGGAGGAATGCTAGCAGCCCCTTTTGCACTGGGAGGATTTGCTACCCTTACTGGAGCATCTTCAGTTTCATCCTATTTAAGTTTATCTGCTTTTAGAGGAGGTGTTGATATAGTGGCACAATATAGTGTAAATGGAAATGTGAATTTTGGGCAAACTGCAATAAATGGTTTTTTTGGAGGTGGTTCTACAGTCTTGAGAGGTTTAGCAGGTGTTGCAGTAAATGTATCTGCAAATACAGCAAATTCTTATTTCAGTGATACAAGTAAAGCAAGCGTATCAAATCTTGTTGCAAGAGGGACTACCTCTTCAATTTTGTTAGGGGTAGCTAGTCTTGGTGGTGCTCAAACACCTGTAGGAAAAATAGTTTATGAAGCATCTACCCAGCTTTTGTTTAATCTGGCAGATAAAAGTATAAACCAACAGGTTCCCGTTCCCACTACTATTGAAAATAAATAA
- a CDS encoding DUF7336 domain-containing protein, translating to MVFSVSHYYTIHTFLDDERYIGVFSSLEKAEKAIEDLKNKPGFKDYQNDFNISELDLATLLWNTGFGSV from the coding sequence ATTGTTTTCAGCGTCAGTCATTATTATACAATACACACGTTTTTGGATGACGAAAGATATATCGGAGTATTTTCATCTCTAGAGAAAGCAGAAAAAGCAATTGAAGACTTAAAAAATAAGCCCGGTTTTAAAGATTATCAGAATGATTTTAATATAAGTGAGCTTGATCTTGCAACACTTTTATGGAATACAGGATTTGGAAGCGTATAA
- a CDS encoding LOG family protein: MEIDGTRDESLVNPELDSNETKLHNSFRQKTWDETITKDSWMVFKVMAEFVDGYEKLAKIGPCVSIFGSARLKPENKYYEMAVDIAEKITKLGFGIITGGGPGIMEAGNKGAFNAKGKSIGLNIDLPFEQHFNPYINKSYSMNFDYFFVRKVMFVKYSQGFVVMPGGFGTLDELTEAMTLIQTNKIGKFPIVLVGSDFWGGLLDWFKATLLKEGMIAEDDLDLYRVVDTADEAVAHIKAFYDKYSVNVNF, encoded by the coding sequence ATGGAAATTGATGGAACTAGGGATGAAAGTTTAGTAAATCCGGAACTTGACAGTAACGAAACAAAACTACACAACAGCTTCAGACAAAAAACCTGGGATGAAACGATTACCAAAGACAGCTGGATGGTCTTCAAGGTCATGGCTGAATTTGTAGACGGTTATGAAAAACTGGCTAAAATAGGCCCTTGCGTTTCTATATTTGGTTCTGCCCGATTGAAGCCGGAGAACAAGTATTATGAAATGGCAGTAGATATTGCTGAAAAAATCACCAAGCTAGGCTTCGGAATCATCACCGGAGGCGGACCCGGAATAATGGAAGCTGGAAATAAAGGAGCTTTCAATGCAAAAGGAAAATCTATCGGACTCAATATTGACCTTCCTTTTGAGCAGCATTTTAATCCTTACATCAATAAATCCTACTCTATGAATTTTGATTACTTCTTCGTAAGAAAAGTAATGTTTGTAAAATATTCTCAGGGATTTGTAGTCATGCCCGGCGGGTTTGGTACTTTGGATGAACTGACTGAAGCAATGACGCTGATTCAGACCAACAAAATTGGAAAGTTCCCAATTGTTTTGGTGGGAAGTGATTTTTGGGGAGGATTATTGGATTGGTTCAAGGCAACTCTGTTAAAAGAAGGAATGATTGCAGAAGATGATCTGGATCTTTACCGTGTGGTAGATACTGCTGACGAGGCTGTAGCACACATTAAAGCATTTTATGATAAATATTCTGTGAACGTGAATTTTTAA
- a CDS encoding nucleotidyltransferase family protein — MKALIFAAGKGTRLKPFTDHHPKALAKVNEVPLLERNIIYLKNFGITDFVINIHHFGDQIVDFLHKNNNFGCKIEISDETNELLETGGGLIFARKFLDHGEDFLIMNADILTDLNINALVEYHKKIKDFATLAVSDRESSRKLLFNDDMVLRGWLNVQTGEQRLAEFNKGFKALAFSGIHCINPVIFEKIKRTGKFSVMEEYLDLMQTEHIHGFVHDSILIDVGRPSSVTEAEKHFK; from the coding sequence ATGAAAGCTCTCATCTTCGCAGCAGGAAAAGGGACCAGACTTAAGCCGTTTACAGATCATCACCCTAAAGCTCTGGCCAAAGTAAATGAAGTTCCTCTTCTGGAAAGAAATATCATTTATCTGAAAAATTTCGGAATAACAGATTTTGTGATTAACATTCATCATTTTGGAGATCAGATTGTTGATTTTTTACATAAGAACAATAATTTCGGATGTAAAATAGAAATTTCGGATGAAACCAACGAGCTGCTGGAAACCGGTGGCGGCTTGATTTTTGCAAGAAAATTTCTTGATCATGGAGAAGATTTTTTAATCATGAATGCTGATATTCTTACAGACCTGAACATCAATGCATTGGTAGAATACCACAAAAAGATAAAAGATTTTGCTACTTTAGCGGTTTCGGACAGGGAAAGTTCGAGAAAACTCCTTTTCAATGATGATATGGTTTTGAGAGGCTGGCTGAATGTACAGACGGGTGAACAAAGACTCGCGGAATTCAACAAAGGCTTTAAAGCTCTCGCTTTCAGTGGAATTCACTGCATCAATCCTGTCATTTTCGAAAAAATAAAAAGAACAGGCAAATTTTCTGTTATGGAAGAATATCTGGATCTGATGCAAACCGAGCATATACACGGCTTTGTACATGACAGCATTCTTATCGATGTCGGAAGACCGTCATCCGTAACAGAGGCCGAGAAACATTTTAAATAA
- a CDS encoding IS3 family transposase (programmed frameshift), producing MKQGRKIYDPAFKKQAVQLSYERSNISELARELGIEVTMLYKWRKDYQEFGEKSFPGKGNLKQTPEQEKIHELEKRLRDAELERDILKKGNRHFFQERSMKYEFIKNHESLFPIEKMCSVLKVSYSSYYKWKARPLSNRERRKREIKKQITSIYFASKQRYGSPRITVELDSSGFKTSRITVAKYMKELGLRSKLSRKFRVTTDSKHNYLIAENILNRNFLVGSPSQAWVSDITYLQTKDGFLYLTAIIDLFDRKVIGWSLSTGMSTTETSLAAWKMAVKNRKADSKLIFHSDRGVQYASKKFTNTLAFYGVKRSMSRKGNCWDNAVAESFFKSLKTELIYGNKLITREQMELEIFEYIEIWYNKKRRHSTLNYQTIEEFNNQNKIYKNVA from the exons ATGAAACAAGGGCGAAAAATCTATGATCCGGCTTTTAAAAAACAAGCAGTTCAATTGAGCTATGAGCGATCTAATATTTCGGAACTGGCAAGAGAGCTGGGTATTGAAGTAACGATGCTTTACAAATGGAGAAAAGATTATCAGGAATTCGGAGAAAAGAGTTTTCCTGGGAAGGGTAATCTCAAACAAACTCCAGAGCAGGAAAAAATTCATGAATTAGAAAAAAGACTTAGAGATGCAGAGCTTGAGCGTGATATATTAAAAAAAG GCAATCGCCATTTTTTCCAAGAGCGGTCGATGAAATACGAGTTCATTAAGAATCATGAATCTTTATTTCCGATTGAAAAAATGTGCAGTGTTTTAAAAGTAAGCTACAGTAGTTATTATAAATGGAAAGCAAGACCTCTTTCTAATAGAGAGAGACGAAAAAGAGAGATAAAAAAACAAATAACATCTATTTATTTTGCATCAAAGCAACGCTATGGAAGTCCCAGAATTACTGTAGAATTAGACTCATCAGGTTTTAAGACCTCCAGAATAACGGTTGCAAAATATATGAAAGAGCTTGGTTTAAGAAGTAAATTAAGCAGAAAATTTAGAGTAACAACAGATTCAAAACACAATTATTTGATTGCAGAGAACATCCTGAATAGAAACTTTTTGGTTGGCAGTCCATCCCAAGCTTGGGTCTCTGACATCACTTATCTCCAAACCAAAGATGGATTTTTATACCTGACAGCAATTATAGATTTGTTTGATCGAAAAGTAATTGGTTGGAGCTTAAGTACTGGGATGAGTACCACGGAGACAAGTTTAGCTGCCTGGAAAATGGCTGTCAAAAATAGAAAAGCGGACAGTAAATTAATTTTTCACTCAGACAGAGGTGTTCAGTATGCAAGTAAAAAATTCACAAATACTCTTGCTTTTTATGGAGTAAAAAGGAGTATGAGCAGAAAAGGGAATTGTTGGGATAACGCAGTGGCTGAAAGCTTCTTCAAGTCATTGAAAACAGAACTAATTTACGGAAACAAGCTTATCACAAGAGAACAGATGGAACTTGAAATTTTTGAATATATTGAAATATGGTACAATAAAAAAAGAAGGCACAGTACCCTGAATTATCAAACAATAGAAGAATTTAACAATCAAAATAAAATTTACAAAAATGTAGCTTAA